The window aatggcagcacTTTTGTGTTACTTTTATGTTTCTTTTGCAGTGTATCTTTGTCCACATATCGCACAATGATGGTTCATGGAATAATCATTTATGATTTTGAGGCTCCGCGATAGTCCTGTTTTGTGAATTGTAGTATTTCAGTAGTGTGGCCATGAATGGACTTAAGTTGAATGTGAGTATTCCAAAAAGCTTCATACCAAAAAAGATGGAATTTCATACAGCTGTGAGTTTCACATTGTCATTTGTGAAACATTTCCAAAGCATTAATTTCATGTGTCTCCCCCTTCCCCGGTCTATTGTGTGAAGCACTCTCCATATCTGTTCTCCAGCTGGCAGCTTTTCATGCCTCTACATCCATTCTGTCACTCCACTGCCGCGGTTGGCGAGGAAGCGGTCAGAGGTCACGGCAAAGTAGAACGAGCCGGACGGGCGAGAGTGGAGGAGCGTGCGTTTCCTAAGAAAACAGGAGCAGGCCGTTGGAGTGGAGGTCACGGGTGCGCCGACCGAGCGTTGGAAGAGAAATGACGTGAGCTAAAAGCTCTCGTTTGGAAGGCCCTTCAGCGCCACTCTGACAAATGGACGCTGCCTCTCATCACGGCGGCGGGGTCACAAAGGATGCTTTTTGCAGCTTTTAAGCCGACGCTGATTTCCATTTAAAAACCTCTTTAGCTCACATTTCTAAATGAGAAACAGCACGCGTGTTTAAGTGTTGCCCTTACCTAGAAAATGGGCTCCTTTTGTTTGAATCCCCAAATGGGTATTAATGGTGTCGCTCCGTCGAATTCGAACAGTTTAGCCTGCTTTATTTGCATCCATCATCCTCAATTTCTCTGACGGCAATGATGACAACCGCTACAGAAAATGGGTGAACGCTTGTGTTATAAGACCAACATGTCACTTCCAACCACTCACATTGTCATTTACATCTTCATTTGGAGTGATAGCATGTCATTAAAAAGTAATAAGCAGATCGTTTTTCACTTCTATCAGGCATTTAATCAAATGCAGGCTACGCGGTGGTATCTTTATACTGCATTTACGGCACTTATATTTTTTGAAGGTATTCGAGCACACTGGAATAATGACGAGAACGTTTAAAAACGTTGAGCGAAATCAAGAGCAAGGTACTGCGTCTCCATCTGctggaaaaatataaaaatgcgATTCTCATCTATTTTCATGACCGTACGGAATCATTTTACGAGTGTTTTTATCAACCAGCATGGTCACGGAACATAGTACCTCATTCCATATAACACCCCTTATTGATATTTCAACTTTCATTTTGGATTTCAAGGCGGCGTCTAAAGGCACTACGTCGTACTGCCACTAGGGGGTGGTATGTGTTTCTATTCGCGCTGGCAGCATCCAGAAAGCAAGAGAGCTGCTTGGCTTggctaggctaggctaggctagtaacaagaaaaaaaactttctatTGAGTCAAAACCTGGCCTCAACATGCTTCTTCAGACTCTTAAACCGCTGCTGTTCCGTTGCAGGAGTCTCCCGCTGGCGTGTACGCGATCGTATTACGGTGACAAAGTCGCCCGGCTCGTCTCTCAGCCTGATAAACACTCTGCCGACTATCAGGTGAGCTAACATGCTAGCATCAACTGGCTAGCGGCAACCTTGGTCATGTTTGAGAGCAGCAACACGCCTCAGTCACAATGCTGACTTgggaaaaaatgtcttttaacTCGCACAAACGCAGCAAAAGTATTCATTAGCTTAAGAGTGAAGCAACAGGGTGATGACACACAGTGTAGCTATTAAATACCTCTAATGGATGTTCTAACATTGCTTTTACAAAACCAATTTCTGCAAGTTAGCCCACCAAACTATATTTGACACCCAAACCAACATGATCCCTGAGTAATACCGACATGAGATGGTAAAAGATCTGGACTTCTCCAATGAATACATTCATTCGATGCTGTGTTTAGTTCACctcaattcaaaacaaatccttGATTGTCAAAAGTGTGGTATTAGTCTAGTTGGAAGCAAAATAAACCACTGCTCTTACATTGACAATGTTTTTACTGCATTTGGAATTTGAGGGTTGTCAATATTTACAAGATTTGCCCGCTTTTTAATGCTGCGCAAACAAGAAGCCATATGAGTTATCTTGAAAGTTTTggatgtgaatgtgtgtgtgtgtgtgtgcgcgcgcgcgcgtgcgtgcgtgaatGGGTGAATGGGTGAATTGAAGGCATTTTAAAGAGATTTGGATCCCCTTGGATATAGTAAAACTTCAgtccaaatgtcatttttgtcttccaGGAGAATTATGAGCGGATGCAAGCTCTTGTTGATGAATTGAAAAGCCGGACAGAGAAGATTAAATTAGGTTTGTGGGAATTAGAGTTGAATTATTGTTGCattgtaaaatattatgaCCTAATAGTGACTTTCACAATGTCACACAAACGTTTTTCAGGTTTCATAACTTTCCTTCTGTTGTCGTGACTGCAGGTGGGGGAGAGAAAGCCAGAAAACTTCACACTTCTCGTGGTAAACTCTTACCCAGGGAACGCATCGACAGACTCCTGGATCCAGGGTACTGCTCATTCTTGCTATTTGGGCCACACTCTGAAATCAAGGCTAACTGggacacaaatattttgatatgTAATATATGTACAATTTTTACTCCCTCATTGGTGTTTGCCTCAGGAAGTCATCTAATTGTTCTTTCTGCAGGACTCCCTTTTTAGAGTTTTCCCAGTTTGCAGCGTACGAGTTGTATGGACAAGAGGAAGTGCCAGCAGGCGGGATGATCACTGGGATTGGACGAGTGTCTGGGTAAATCCGCTGTGCTAGTTACAGCGACaatttaatgacattttttaaaaggttTATTATTGTGACTCTTTTTTCGCTCATGATGTAATTACATTGTCTCTGTGCatcaaacattttctcatttaatACCGCACTGGTGTGTGGGGTAGTAATAAAGTAAAGGTTTCTTTTTCGGACTCAGGGTAGAATGTGTCATCGTTGCCAATGATGCCACAGTCAAAGGTGGAACGTACTACCCCGTTACAGTCAAGAAGCATCTTCGTGCACAAGAAATCGCCCAGCAGAACCATTTGCCCTGCATCTACTTAGGTACGGTTTGGAATGGTTTCCAGAGATGCGCAAGATGAAAACCTTTCTTCTCAAATAAATGTGCGATGTTTTTGATGGCTCCAGTGGATTCAGGAGGCGCCAATCTTCCCCGACAGGCAGACGTTTTTCCCGACAGAGATCACTTTGGCCGTATTTTCTACAACCAGGCTCGGCTGTCATCAGAGGGAATAGCGCAGGTAACACTGCAGCTCTTACCTGATCTTATTGaagtctttctttctctttccctGTCCCAACTTCATGAAAGAAAGCCGCTTCTAAAAATGCCGTCTTTCATTTTGTCCCCGAGATTGCCGTGGTGATGGGCTCCTGCACGGCCGGCGGAGCGTACGTCCCGGCCATGGCGGATGAAAGCATCATCGTCCGAAAGCAAGGGACTATTTTCCTCGGCGGACCTCCACTGGTACGTCacgttcatttttttcacgggtaATGATGTCAGACTGACAGCCTGGGACTTGTTGTCAGTACGCATGAGGTGACCTTGTGTGTTGTCAGGTCAAAGCGGCTACTGGAGAGCAAGTTTCTGCCGAGGACCTCGGAGGGGCCGATCTTCACTGCAGGTTGAAAACGGCACTTTTGTAATAACTAACATTTCATTGAAGTCCCAGAAACAGAAAAGGTGTCAGCTACGACTATATTTACGGTGATGATTTTGCAATGAGGCCACgctgtcatttttcatttcactctCGATGCAGTAAAACGTTCTACTGTGAAATCTCTTCTCTGATCGATGTCCGCCATCCACAGGAAGTCCGGTGTGACGGACCATTACGCTTTGGACGACAACCACGCTCTTCATTTAGCGCGGAAGGCCGTACGAAGCCTCAATTACAAGAAAACTCTTGACGTAAGTCCAGGGGATGTCAGTTGTGTAGGCCGTGAGACAAGCCGATCCATGTTGTGTCGCCGTGTCTTTCAGGTTACTACCGAACCCACCGAAGCTCCTCTTTACCCCGCGGACGAACTCTACGGCATCGTCGGGGACAATCTCAAACGCAACTTTGACGTCCGAGAGGTACATAGATTGAAGTTGTACAATTGTCTCGAAAATGTGCCTTGAAACGCTCAAGTCATCTCTTTCTTTGGCATTTTGATCTCTTAGCGTGTACTGTACACGTGTTGGGTTTGTTTGGATCGTAGGTCATCGCCAGAATTGTCGACGGGAGTAAATTGGATGAATTCAAGGCACTCTATGGAGACACGCTTGTGACAGGTACGTGAAGCCTGAATGAAGCAAGTTTTTGTTTCCCCCAAATTGCCACCGAGCCAATTTGACAATTGCATTCTACACAATTTCAATGTGGATTTGAATTTCAGGGAATCCA is drawn from Syngnathus acus chromosome 9, fSynAcu1.2, whole genome shotgun sequence and contains these coding sequences:
- the mccc2 gene encoding methylcrotonoyl-CoA carboxylase beta chain, mitochondrial — protein: MLLQTLKPLLFRCRSLPLACTRSYYGDKVARLVSQPDKHSADYQENYERMQALVDELKSRTEKIKLGGGEKARKLHTSRGKLLPRERIDRLLDPGTPFLEFSQFAAYELYGQEEVPAGGMITGIGRVSGVECVIVANDATVKGGTYYPVTVKKHLRAQEIAQQNHLPCIYLVDSGGANLPRQADVFPDRDHFGRIFYNQARLSSEGIAQIAVVMGSCTAGGAYVPAMADESIIVRKQGTIFLGGPPLVKAATGEQVSAEDLGGADLHCRKSGVTDHYALDDNHALHLARKAVRSLNYKKTLDVTTEPTEAPLYPADELYGIVGDNLKRNFDVREVIARIVDGSKLDEFKALYGDTLVTGFSRIFGYPVGIIGNNGVLFSESAKKGTHFIELCCQRNVPLIFLQNITGFMVGREYEAGGIAKDGAKMVTAVACANVPKVTVIIGGSYGAGNYGMCGRAYSPRFLYMWPNSRISVMGGEQAATVLATITKDQRAREGKEFTAEQEAAMKEPIVRRFEEEGSPYYSSARLWDDGIIDPADTRLVLGLSLSAALNAPTKKTRFGVFRM